A region of Zeugodacus cucurbitae isolate PBARC_wt_2022May chromosome 5, idZeuCucr1.2, whole genome shotgun sequence DNA encodes the following proteins:
- the LOC105220330 gene encoding GTPase-activating Rap/Ran-GAP domain-like protein 3 isoform X2: MLCFNLKLATIFRSYREENVRDRSQSLCTPTTTHRAPPHKDIGALRVLQRRASSVISSATELISRRGVFSRHHYGSVDQLPQSDLDGLDPNFKRFRIENGDSLAEKDEVFGSPSTPILENPEHQTRWYFKYFLGKLHQNYVGIDTEKSPYFLSVVSQDSGHQGAPMYRAILFRKQGTQKIAIPFQANQKLTVKQILTHFTGMDTSAKNPKEIFTADIQKDLLLLEEQEGSVNFKFGVVYMKPGQDCDDEMLSNQDASKEFDAFLHILGERIRLKGWDRFRGGLDVKGDMTGKYSVYTLYEGHEIMFHVSTLLPYSQDNRQQVERKRHIGNDIVNIIFIDQPSSVNQTNAQQMEARAQDNSEFILPTAFDPTWIKSQFTHIFAVVMKINNAYRLAVFCDENVPPFGPTLPNPPEFTDISMFREFLLVKMINAEKATFQTPIFSQKRERTLDMLIKDLYEDYMGDSKLNMLNRRAFSEVLYDVPRTSKIKEDARQIEFVRIGQALKLEAIVRGDAPTSIASASPCTIFRNPPWEPHCFYPSFLHRGTLAGDSFGSNDDSLFIATDDGTYLMKEDQSHQLVFDKSFQVRQLSVLEDHGIVLIRGGSLTNRDAHRIHVFRLREFQPRNSEETLRCRSRAEVKERRIDRTRGCHLYASSRVSGGHLRLVVAVNRKLQLFQWKHSAAWASWCPENDTETVEGFIYQKEITLCESPSVITPLEGPTNTNAGGLICVGYKYHYEIVCDQTGTANRLYDLESAKRNQAQLTAAIELCDGLETELLLCYNHTCHFQKFSDRSGTKNNFDFHWNTSPTAVVCAFPYILGFTSDSMEIRLLVNGNLVHTAIMPELQLITSKRDIFFVTTAPEFMSKDLHIKGLHINEFSASERRLVTTPSEASSNEELSQGELLYSTPKGTSIPINLEHELTNLLEIPNASGSLPHIHRARSLQKTHNVYEDKPIIAKSNSCGDTDNRFSALRNTAIASEQLQQQQLTQHGVPPNSPRNNTSSSSNSNSSKGSQQSPMSPTRRTSKYRNLFNSVTSSGSGGGNSPNLTDGFSYSPDRMKPLRVYRIPLVKLTGAHSHFHMHAFNATATAGVTPQTHPTQHLGALSLTNRQKSMDAHLSLSMSSYPGIDPKQRQAQETLIATPIIRDYNPMELHFSEREYCDDNKFREDDEGYADEVPLLLNGGSNALKTRKSKPTPSPSNEIQMWLTKELRRFQKNLSQEN, encoded by the exons TTACCACAATCCGATTTAGATGGCCTAGATCCGAATTTTAAACGCTTTCGTATTGAAAATGGCGATTCACTGGCGGAAAAGGATGAG GTCTTCGGATCACCCAGTACACCTATCTTAGAAAATCCTGAGCATCAAACAAGATGgtatttcaaatactttttgggaaaat TGCACCAAAATTATGTCGGCATAGATACGGAGAAGAGTCCTTACTTTCTTTCAGTTGTTTCACAAGATTCGGGTCATCAGGGTGCGCCCATGTATCGGGCAATATTATTTAGGAAGCAA ggtACGCAGAAAATTGCAATCCCTTTTCAAGCCAATCAGAAGCTGACTGTGAAACAGATTTTGACACATTTTACGGGCATGGACACATCAGCTAAAAACCCCAAAGAGATATTTACAGCCGACATACAAAAAGATTTGCTACTGCTTGAAGAGCAAGAAGGCTCGGTCAACTTTAAATTCGGTGTGGTATATATGAAACCTGGCCAAGATTGTGATGACGAAATGCTAAGTAAtc AAGATGCAAGTAAAGAATTCGATGCTTTTCTTCATATACTAGGCGAGCGCATTCGTCTTAAAGGTTGGGATCGCTTTCGGGGAGGGTTAGATGTAAAAG GCGATATGACTGGCAAATATTCCGTATATACGTTATATGAAGGCCATGAAATAATGTTTCACGTATCGACGCTCCTGCCATATTCCCAGGACAATCGGCAACAG GTGGAACGGAAGCGACATATTGGCAATGACATTGTaaacattattttcattgaCCAGCCATCATCCGTCAACCAGACCAACGCGCAACAAATGGAGGCACGGGCGCAAGATAACAGTGAATTTATACTGCCGACAGCGTTTGATCCCACATGGATCAAGAGTCAATTTACAC ATATTTTTGCGGTTGTTATGAAAATCAACAATGCTTATCGTTTGGCAGTCTTTTGCGATGAGAATGTGCCGCCCTTCGGACCAACACTTCCAAATCCACCTGAATTTACG GACATTTCCATGTTTCGTGAGTTTCTGCTTGTAAAAATGATCAATGCTGAAAAAGCAACTTTTCAAACACCAATCTTTTCACAAAAAAGAGAGAGAACTTTGGATATGTTAATAAAAGACTTATATGAAGACTACATGGGTGATAGTAAACTG AATATGCTGAATAGACGCGCGTTCTCCGAAGTTCTTTACGATGTGCCCCGCACATCAAAGATAAAAGAGGACGCGCGCCAAATAGAGTTCGTGCGCATCGGCCAGGCGCTCAAACTAGAGGCTATAGTGCGTGGCGATGCGCCCACCAGCATTGCTTCCGCCAGCCCTTGTACAATATTTCGCAATCCGCCGTGGGAACCACATTGCTTTTATCCATCATTTCTACATCGTGGTACGCTGGCGGGTGACTCATTCGGTTCCAATGACGACAGCTTATTTATTGCCACTGACGATGGCACATATCTAATGAaag AGGATCAATCACATCAGCTAGTCTTCGACAAGTCATTTCAAGTGCGCCAACTCAGCGTGCTCGAAGACCATGGGATTGTACTCATACGTGGTGGCTCACTAACCAATCGTGACGCTCATCGCATTCACGTCTTTCGTTTGCGTGAATTCCAGCCCAGGAATAGCGAGGAAACTTTGCGTTGCCGGAGTCGTGCCGAGGTGAAGGAACGACGTATCGATCGCACACGCGGTTGTCATTTGTATGCAAGTTCACGTGTTAGTGGCGGCCATTTGAGACTGGTGGTGGCAGTCAACCGCAAATTACAGTTATTCCAATGGAAACACTCAGCCGCCTGGGCGTCGTGGTGTCCGGAGAATGACACAGAAACGGTGGAAGGTTTCATCTACCAAAAGGAAATCACGCTGTGTGAGTCGCCAAGCGTAATAACGCCGCTGGAAGGACCAACAAACACTAATGCGGGTGGACTAATTTGCGTTGGCTACAA ATACCATTACGAAATTGTGTGCGATCAAACGGGTACAGCCAATAGACTCTATGATTTGGAATCGGCGAAGAGAAATCAAGCCCAATTGACGGCGGCTATTGAACTCTGCGATGGCCTGGAAACAGAATTACTGTTGTGTTATAACC ACACATGTCATTTTCAAAAGTTTAGTGATCGATCTGGTACAAAAAACAATTTCGACTTCCATTGGAATACATCACCGACTGCAGTTGTGTGTGCCTTTCCATATATACTTGGTTTCACATCGGACTCAATGGAAATTCGACTCTTGGTGAACGGTAACTTGGTGCATACAGCAATAATGCCTGAATTGCAGCTGATAACCTCCAAACgggatatattttttgttacaacTGCACCAGAATTTATGTCTAAGGATCTTCATATTAAAGGTTTGCATATAAATGAGTTTTCAGCATCCGAACGTCGCTTGGTTACCACTCCCAGTGAGGCATCCTCTAATGAAGAGCTCTCACAAGGTGAACTGCTTTATTCAACTCCAAAAGGTACAAGTATACCCATAAATCTAGAACATGAACTAACCAATTTGCTAGAGATACCGAACGCTAGTGGTTCATTACCACATATACATCGCGCACGTTCGCTCCAGAAAACCCACAATGTGTACGAAGATAAGCCGATTATAGCTAAAAGTAACTCCTGCGGAGACACTGACAACCGATTTAGTGCATTGCGCAACACTGCAATTGCTAGTGAacaattacaacagcaacagctaaCGCAACATGGTGTACCGCCCAATTCGCCTCGTAACAATACCAGTAGCAGCAGTAATAGTAACAGCAGTAAGGGTAGCCAGCAATCGCCAATGTCGCCCACCAGACGAACTTCCAAGTATCGCAACCTTTTTAATAGTGTCACAAGTAGTGGTAGTGGAGGAGGTAATTCACCAAACCTCACAGATGGTTTCTCATATTCCCCAGATCGTATGAAGCCCTTGCGTGTCTACCGCATTCCTCTAGTCAAGTTGACTGGTGCTCACTCGCATTTCCACATGCATGCATTCAATGCAACGGCAACCGCTGGTGTGACACCTCAGACGCATCCAACCCAGCACCTAGGCGCGTTATCGCTGACAAATCGTCAAAAGTCTATGGACGCGCATCTTTCATTGTCGATGAGCAGCTATCCAG GCATCGACCCGAAACAACGACAGGCTCAAGAAACATTGATAGCAACACCCATAATTCGAGATTATAACCCCATGGAACTGCATTTTAGTGAGCGGGAATATTGTGACGACAATAAATTTCGCGAGGACGATGAAGGCTATGCTGACGAAGTTCCACTGCTATTAAATGGAGGATCAAATGCGTTAAAAACACGCAAGAGTAAACCGACGCCTTCACCATCGAATGAGATACAAATGTGGTTGACGAAGGAACTACGCAGGTTTCAAAAAAATCTCTCACAAGAAAATTAG